Sequence from the Mobula hypostoma chromosome 11, sMobHyp1.1, whole genome shotgun sequence genome:
CGCAGGTTGGTGACGTCTGAAACATAACTGTTATTGTACTGAACTAGGATGTACATTCTGCTGTAGGGAGAAGGGATCTGAACGACCAGGGTGGCTCCGGTGATGGTCACGTGGTGCAGTTTGATGGTTGGGCTATTCGAGGCGTCCAATGTGAATGTTGTAATCGGCTCTGTTGACGAGAATTCGGCCGGGTTAATCCCCGAAGAGTAGGTTTCAGGGTCTTTGGAAGCCATGGGCGTAGAGAATGGAATGATCTTGACACCGTTCCGGCAAGAGGAAGCAAGGAGGGTGATGGCATTCCGGTGGCTGTTGGGCCTTGGGCTCAGGAGAGGGTAGCCCGCGTATTCTGCTGGACTCTCACACTGAAGCCGATCGTAGGTCTTGGTGATGTTGTTGAACTCGGCAAGCCAGTTGAGAAAGCCAACCAGCTCGCAGGAGCAGTTGAACGGGTTACCTGCCAGCTCACACACCATCAGACCGCTGAGGCTGGTGAACGTGCTGCCCTCTAGTTTCGCCAACCTGTTGGCAGACAGGTCAATGCTGATGAGGTTGGGGCACTCCCAGAAACTGTTGACCGAGATGCTCTCGATCAGGTTGTGCTGGACATACATGTACTCCAGCCTGGTTAGTCCTCGGAACATGTTCTCCGTGAGGTTGGTCAGCTTGTTGTAGCCCAACTGTAGCACACGCAGATTAGACTGAACCAAAAATGCCCCGTCTTCGATGTAGCTAATCTCGTTCTTCGTCAGGTTCAAGTCAGTTAGGTTGCCGAAGCGACTGAGGGAACTGTACAGGAGAACCTTCAGCTTGTTCTCGTTGAGGCGAAGGTCCAGTACAGTGCTGTTAATATGCTGAGGAATGGACTCGTAAGGAGGTTGGTTCTGACTGCAGATGGCCAGCCAAACATAACCTTTCTCCCCTTCAATCAGCCAGCAATCTCCACATGCGTTGCCAATCTGGCTCAGTAGAACAATTGCCACTAACAGCCCAACACGGGCCATTCTTGATAAAGCAGCAACTAACGCTTAACACAGTTCTAGTAGTGAGGAGTGGCTACCATTAGTTTCAAATATAACCAGCAGCAGTGGATCAGTTCCTGTCATATCTGTGTTCATTGCTTTTAACAAATGGAAGCACTTG
This genomic interval carries:
- the LOC134353886 gene encoding protein phosphatase 1 regulatory subunit 29-like isoform X2; its protein translation is MARVGLLVAIVLLSQIGNACGDCWLIEGEKGYVWLAICSQNQPPYESIPQHINSTVLDLRLNENKLKVLLYSSLSRFGNLTDLNLTKNEISYIEDGAFLVQSNLRVLQLGYNKLTNLTENMFRGLTRLEYMYVQHNLIESISVNSFWECPNLISIDLSANRLAKLEGSTFTSLSGLMVCELAGNPFNCSCELVGFLNWLAEFNNITKTYDRLQCESPAEYAGYPLLSPRPNSHRNAITLLASSCRNGVKIIPFSTPMASKDPETYSSGINPAEFSSTEPITTFTLDASNSPTIKLHHVTITGATLVVQIPSPYSRMYILVQYNNSYVSDVTNLRNRKEYIKLEKLKALTDYTFCVASIQKSQRFNHTCLTFATRGRMISQPSNSSTTTHYIMTILGCLFSMVIVLGVVYYCLRKRRIQEEKQKSINVKKTILEMRYGPESETSSMIHQMQKFHEQPISVSRMSSLPSVSGDKGQFKPMDINETPKTTKGNYIEVRTGETLERKEEETKQTDNGQGSTAEISTIAQEVDKVNQIINNCIDALKLDSAAFIGTDSEVSIDRQITPSTSSSQLERPGFLSPTYKEGGYPLQRQSSADAARKRCSISSSGSGKSARVFSLDIPEPPSKAESKYIEKSAPAPTSLKRLPSVAAGEIHHLEK